From the Asterias amurensis chromosome 1, ASM3211899v1 genome, the window CTCCCCAAGTAGTCGCGTATGCTGTGCTTATCTCATTTCTCTTCCCTTCCAATGATGTGAGTTCAACATTAGTCAGACTCTCGAACCGTTTTGGAGGCTCCTTTTTTCTTCCCCTCTCCCAATTTCATTATTACTCTCTGCGTATCCCTGCTCTCTAATCCAACTCATTTTGTTCCATAATTTCATCTTCAGTAATGTCGTCTAAACCAAATTTCAGGTAAAAACAAGGGTCCGGTATGTAGTCTGACATTGTGCTCGCTGGTGATATTGTAGTGTGATAAATAGTGTAGTGAGACTGAAGGCTTGaaaatgtgatatttttttggGGTGCTTTCTACACGTAGAAATTACTATGTACCCACTAACCAAAATGAGCAGACGACATTTACCACAACGTTTGAGGCTCTTTCAATATGATTGaacttattgttttgtttaaaaacggTTTTAAatagaaatttgttttaaaattgtcttGAATATAATTATTACACTCCACCCCAAATTTCCCTAAGCTTCAAAACCCTCCCACTTTCGGGGAAAAATTCAGCttctttgattaaaaaacaaattgagaaaCGAGGTTATGTATGACGTCAGAAATCCATGCTGTGCACTTTTTATTCTGATTCAGGGGCCACATTTTCAATGTAAAAGGCTAGCCGTGTTTAAGAACACTTCTAGCCGGTGTTATATcgtccgtttaaacacccccacgtgacgtgctctcgaccaatcagaatagcCAAACTGTCCCAGGCATTtataaatgtgaaataagaacagaaatcagAAAAAGagaggaagttttgtagttgctgttcacggttcaagtcaagagagagCGCTGTAACCAGGCACCATTCAAAGTGCAGGTGGGCACTATTCCCGCAAAAAACGCACGCGAtcactagtatacaaatattgactgcttcgagtgctatggttaaaactacgacacCCGAGGTGATCACCGGaccgttctattttcccgaggcgcagccgagggaaaacggtccggggatcaccgagggagtcggagttttaaccatagcacgagcaaaagcagtcaatatttgtttcataacacccacagactatttatcatcctcgtacacgtaacgttcgtacgtgcgtttcagatacacagatgcacaacagATTGGGATTGAGGTGGgtaaaagacgtctgggtactgcacgccgtgtgatagtcgtcggactatcacggcaaacgatgcactatcacgcggccgccgtctagtaaaactaagacatatcatgtgatgcgctctaaaccaatgaaaaggcagaatatttgtaaggggtgttatccTTACAGATattgtacgaggatgataaatagtatgttggggtgttataaaacaaatactgaCTGCTTTACTCGTGATTTGGTTAAAACtccgactccctcggtgatccccggaccatTCCATTCCAAAATAGAACGCAATACTATGACGCGTTAATAAAAACCGCATTACTCTTACTTTAGATAATTCTTCATCCTATGTGGCAATTGTGCATTGTTGTGGAGAATTGTCATGATTGtggtaaaacaaattgtaccgACTATAAATTGAACTTCATTTTTAGAAATGTCTACGAACCTTCAGTTTGAATGTCGTTGCAACCAATCCAGAACCATTTGCAACTGCACATGGCGAGGAGATGTTGGAACTCTTCTCCGTGAGGGACAACCATCACCCCACCCAACTCAACACAAATCTGCTTGCCCTCTTCCCATGTAACGTCGACATCATGCATCTTGTAGCATTTGTCTTGCCACTGGCTCCAAGAAGGGGGGCATGACTTCCAACACCGCCCGTTTACAGCAGCGTAGTTTGCCATTACAACTATACCAACAACACCAAGCAGTTTGCTCACCAACATTTTCAggaccctctgttgacaaattGAAATTGCTGATGTACAACTAACTATAAAGGAAGTTCAACCTTCGTAGATAGGAACTGTGCCAAGATCCCCCGTTTGCAATAAAGCACGGCTCATGGAGTAACACAAAGAGACAACGCAGTGCGGAGTTCTGAAAAACAGCGTTAATCGATCATCaatatataataaaatacaaatctaGAATACGAAGAATAAAAACTAGGCTTATTTGTAATTCTTAGTTGTACATAATACGCTGTAAGAAATTTAGATGGAAAGAACATTAAGACAAAAACTCAAGgaaatttttctttcaaaatgttgTGTCAAAGACTTGACATTAatacttgtttttctttgtttgtaatttatttgtcaaattatgtTATTTTACCCATCACTGGAATACTCCCCTCGAACAACTAATAGATACATAAACacaaaattgtttgtaattTATTTGTCAAAATATGTTATTTTACCCACCACTGGAATACTCCCCTCGAACAACTAATAGATACATAAACACACAATTGGGCGGGTTATCAGTGGGCCATGCCAAGACAGAATACATCACATCAAACAGTGACCCCCGACCTGCACTCCAAGTCTATGGCAGTCAAATCAAGCATGTGACTGATTTAAGATATCTGGGATTTATGGTGGCAACCAGCGTAACAGATCTTAAAACACGCAAGAAACTTTCTTGGACTGCTTTTTGGAAGTTGGAATAGCTGTGGAGTAGGGGTTACCGATTATATTAGAGATCAGTGTAAGGGAGCGGAAAAATCGATCGACACATGCGCCAAACTGAAGTAGTCTCCGTCTTGAAGAGATTGAGAACAATATTTGGGTGAAACAACGTCCGGTCTGTACTCGTGACAGAGTGTACACGTTGTTATAGTTGTTAAGCGTAGACGGTGTCACCATTAGAATTGATTCAAGGCCCGTTCTCGTGCAAGAGGTGgcgtcaaaatgtagctatatCGTAGTCCCGAAAATGGCCAGGCACGGGTTGGGGATGCCAGCC encodes:
- the LOC139936039 gene encoding C-type lectin domain family 4 member M-like — encoded protein: MLVSKLLGVVGIVVMANYAAVNGRCWKSCPPSWSQWQDKCYKMHDVDVTWEEGKQICVELGGVMVVPHGEEFQHLLAMCSCKWFWIGCNDIQTEGTWVCLDDEGTIDVQDKRWKDGQPDSNGNQDCAVGNALGWFDGTCENTHNLICQRPV